Proteins from one Stenotrophomonas aracearum genomic window:
- a CDS encoding type II secretion system protein codes for MPHALQKDHGCRTGGSEEMKSRGFALVELSLVVGLATIVGLAAWKVFGPTSAGTRIQQESANLAQLADAIAADYAVAEGRYQSVSTASAVERKLVPTAWVVGQGLHSPILGNIELSPLNAGQGFRITATAVQASLCLGLVQSSARAFSEVHVNGVLVYSRRSLNHGALSESCAEGGEVALDRI; via the coding sequence ATGCCTCATGCGCTTCAAAAAGATCATGGTTGCAGAACGGGCGGGAGCGAAGAGATGAAGTCTCGCGGCTTTGCACTCGTCGAGCTCAGCTTAGTGGTGGGTCTAGCTACAATCGTAGGTCTCGCTGCCTGGAAGGTCTTTGGCCCAACTTCCGCTGGCACTAGGATCCAACAGGAGTCTGCGAACCTTGCCCAACTGGCTGACGCCATCGCTGCTGATTACGCAGTTGCAGAAGGGCGCTATCAAAGCGTCAGCACAGCAAGTGCTGTTGAGCGTAAGTTGGTCCCGACTGCCTGGGTAGTAGGCCAGGGACTGCACTCCCCGATCCTAGGAAACATCGAGCTCTCACCCCTCAATGCAGGGCAGGGCTTCCGAATCACCGCGACTGCAGTCCAGGCGAGCCTGTGCCTAGGGCTGGTGCAGAGCTCTGCCAGGGCGTTTTCGGAAGTCCACGTCAATGGCGTGCTGGTCTACTCTCGCCGTTCTCTCAATCACGGCGCGTTGTCCGAGAGCTGTGCTGAGGGTGGCGAAGTAGCACTTGACCGGATCTAG
- the mobF gene encoding MobF family relaxase → MIPITALTAQGKNKDGKPVVEYLLATEGLIRYYNGEVQEVSASYWGGKLAHEMKLAGIAVDGKHMLSLCDGFHPLTNEPLCQNAGEKPVLKPKFDGKGAPLLDEDGNQVMIEQGGHRVGYELTFSAPKSLSTVFALADQNEREKILEVQRKAVERAFGYIESKVETRRDQGGKTVIPVDGLIVSFHQHLSSRNLDPQIHTHALAYAVAKGVDGKWGTYDSHEIFAHRKAADEIYKNELAAGLKALGYAIEQHVEVNALGEKTGVRTWEIPGTDKLSKLWSSRCEDILKHQQENGGTMQQASLATRKHKDEPTFLELVEAWKQDAVELQKEHPELLMTVAEIKQQKITTEFVPATDEEILELLHENEAIFDEKELRFRLGQANSGMIDSSQLDVMVPDFIQRNNLVRVCPERIHTDDMGSSLARRHTEQRFAAPWMVSMEREILHKTLSREGEVSQHVPLTKLNDAIQAFEAAKGFQISPEQREAVEHLTINTGGVGVLSGLAGTGKTTVSLIYAEAFKADGRTVLGACVSNEAAEKLHQESGLACTSVAKLISDLGKSKLKLTDKHVVVLDEAGMVDSRQTRDLMAYCQKAGAKLILQGDQEQIQPVGAGSGMSIAKDAIGDAKLTEIRRQKNAQDRHTAGLFYNYGADGKVRNADKVQSRGDIIEKSKKIFQALIDNGQVDEWATGEQAKKACIKAYFNSSAPTQERLILAHSNEDMQDLNRRVRQELKARGQVEKDDFTFRSIGKNKVFRDLTLSRGDQVIFNVKDEELGVINGTKGTVKSIKRSSAGGVSLGVEIERNGVTKMVRFDSHQYSALDLSYCSTIHKAQGQGKTDIFHLGHAGMTDNQSALVAFTRLTKGSYTLFADSMSLDQIKGKLGQQRLKENTIEAKKPMRAKQPGLKSEFEQLGQQLGQKLKVNFGFVERLTARRNRQARMALTR, encoded by the coding sequence TTGATTCCAATCACCGCACTTACAGCTCAAGGCAAGAACAAAGACGGCAAGCCTGTGGTCGAATACCTGCTCGCTACCGAAGGCCTGATTCGCTACTACAACGGCGAGGTTCAAGAGGTCTCTGCGTCATATTGGGGCGGTAAACTCGCGCATGAAATGAAGCTCGCTGGCATCGCTGTGGATGGGAAACACATGCTTTCGCTATGCGACGGCTTTCATCCCCTCACCAATGAACCGCTCTGCCAGAACGCTGGCGAAAAGCCGGTCCTAAAGCCAAAGTTCGATGGGAAGGGTGCTCCGCTCCTAGACGAAGATGGCAACCAGGTCATGATTGAACAAGGCGGTCATCGTGTTGGTTATGAGCTGACGTTTAGCGCACCAAAGTCGTTGTCTACCGTGTTTGCTCTGGCAGATCAGAACGAGCGGGAGAAGATCCTCGAAGTTCAGCGTAAGGCTGTCGAGCGGGCCTTTGGCTACATCGAAAGCAAGGTCGAGACCCGGCGTGATCAAGGTGGCAAGACTGTCATCCCAGTCGATGGATTGATCGTCTCTTTTCATCAGCATCTAAGTTCAAGGAATCTGGACCCTCAGATTCATACCCATGCGCTTGCGTATGCCGTTGCGAAGGGGGTCGATGGGAAGTGGGGGACTTACGACAGTCATGAGATCTTTGCTCACCGCAAAGCAGCAGATGAGATCTACAAGAACGAACTGGCAGCAGGCCTCAAAGCGCTTGGCTACGCCATCGAACAGCATGTTGAAGTCAATGCACTCGGTGAGAAGACCGGCGTTAGGACATGGGAAATCCCTGGCACTGATAAATTATCGAAGCTCTGGTCAAGTCGTTGCGAAGACATCTTGAAGCATCAACAAGAAAACGGCGGGACGATGCAGCAAGCGTCTCTTGCCACACGCAAGCATAAAGATGAACCTACTTTTCTTGAACTGGTTGAGGCGTGGAAGCAGGACGCCGTTGAGTTACAAAAGGAGCACCCAGAGCTTCTGATGACCGTTGCCGAGATCAAACAACAGAAGATCACCACGGAATTCGTTCCAGCTACGGACGAAGAGATCTTGGAGCTTCTCCACGAGAATGAAGCAATCTTTGATGAAAAAGAGCTCCGTTTTCGGTTGGGACAGGCTAACTCGGGAATGATCGATTCAAGCCAACTGGACGTCATGGTGCCGGACTTCATCCAGCGCAACAATCTTGTTCGTGTCTGCCCTGAGCGAATCCACACGGACGACATGGGCTCATCCCTTGCTCGCCGGCATACAGAGCAGCGCTTTGCTGCCCCGTGGATGGTGTCGATGGAGCGAGAGATCCTGCATAAGACACTGAGCCGTGAAGGCGAGGTTTCCCAACATGTGCCGCTCACCAAGCTCAACGATGCCATTCAGGCCTTCGAGGCAGCCAAGGGCTTCCAAATCAGTCCAGAGCAGCGGGAAGCTGTGGAGCACCTCACCATCAATACAGGGGGCGTGGGCGTGCTTTCAGGGCTTGCTGGAACTGGCAAGACGACAGTGAGCCTGATTTACGCGGAGGCCTTCAAAGCCGATGGGCGCACCGTGCTTGGTGCTTGCGTTTCCAACGAAGCGGCCGAAAAGCTCCACCAGGAATCGGGCCTTGCGTGCACTAGTGTTGCCAAGCTGATCAGTGACCTGGGCAAATCCAAGCTCAAGTTGACGGATAAGCATGTCGTCGTCTTAGACGAGGCAGGAATGGTGGACAGCCGCCAGACTCGGGACTTGATGGCCTATTGCCAGAAAGCGGGTGCAAAGCTCATCTTGCAGGGTGACCAAGAGCAGATTCAGCCTGTCGGGGCAGGTTCGGGCATGTCCATCGCCAAGGACGCGATTGGGGACGCAAAGCTCACCGAAATCCGCCGTCAGAAGAACGCTCAGGACCGTCATACAGCAGGGCTCTTCTACAACTATGGCGCTGACGGCAAAGTCCGAAACGCAGACAAAGTGCAGTCACGCGGTGACATCATTGAGAAGAGCAAGAAGATCTTCCAAGCGCTTATAGACAATGGTCAGGTGGACGAATGGGCAACGGGCGAGCAAGCGAAGAAGGCTTGTATCAAAGCCTATTTCAACAGCTCTGCACCTACCCAAGAACGTCTCATTCTTGCTCACTCGAACGAGGATATGCAGGATCTCAATCGACGTGTTCGGCAGGAACTGAAAGCACGTGGGCAGGTAGAAAAGGATGATTTCACCTTCCGATCTATTGGTAAAAATAAGGTCTTTCGTGACCTTACGTTGAGCCGGGGTGATCAGGTCATCTTCAACGTCAAAGACGAGGAACTTGGAGTGATCAACGGGACCAAAGGGACGGTGAAGAGCATCAAGCGAAGCAGTGCGGGTGGGGTGAGCCTTGGGGTGGAGATCGAGCGAAACGGGGTCACGAAGATGGTTCGCTTTGACTCCCACCAATACAGCGCTCTTGATCTGTCCTATTGCTCAACGATCCATAAGGCCCAAGGGCAGGGCAAGACTGACATCTTCCACCTGGGGCATGCGGGGATGACCGACAACCAGAGCGCTTTGGTGGCTTTTACCCGTCTAACCAAAGGCAGCTATACACTGTTTGCCGATTCGATGAGCCTGGACCAGATAAAAGGAAAGCTAGGGCAGCAGCGGCTCAAAGAGAACACCATTGAGGCGAAAAAGCCCATGCGGGCGAAGCAGCCGGGCCTGAAAAGCGAGTTTGAGCAGCTGGGTCAGCAGCTGGGGCAGAAATTGAAGGTCAATTTCGGCTTCGTTGAGCGTTTGACCGCTCGTCGGAATAGGCAGGCTAGGATGGCGTTAACACGTTGA